A stretch of Imperialibacter roseus DNA encodes these proteins:
- a CDS encoding carboxypeptidase-like regulatory domain-containing protein, translating into MKTLSKLPPLLLFGLALSLNSVAQSFVIYGTVYDKSTNKPLPFANVFINNTTSGAVSNGEGEFSIPIPGPGYIEVVASFVGYVTSYEKVMVSGNQHVKISFALEPLEKQLNEVELKSKRDKKWERQLKRFEEVFIGSYNDPLSSQTKILNPWVLDFDEGKLKGGQRYLAATCYLPLEIENTGLGYKIIYHLEGFQQTRSGFNYEGPIQFIEMDSTEAMSKTWDTNRQEVYLGSVRHMFKALINDRLKHEGFEVYTVKPEGKHHVRTKRLEVDKEFMLDTISRSKMLKPGDRIGDYKVRSQAPLEVHYFKKIWPNLVYDDAYYPVSWLTFKDSTVAVSIKGVPYDPSELIIAGYMARDRVARMLPYNFTPDKSYTSFDPEPSEIAVRGIKYNALRERPYVQTDKPYYYPGETIWFKTQMLFQNPLMTDTLSRVVYVDLLNSDKAIIQSSALPIKDGVSHGQLQLPGNLTPSQYTLRSYTNWMRNFDDKDIFYRSIPVLNLYEQVQNTEARPSRIKNPDLMVSLSTEKEVYKPREKIAVQVVVADSDGVPVMANLSVAVTDTLHVASVPSSTTLEDAYEWTYQASSAQPKGPPGHQIEYGISVSGEFRNKKKLPEQASVTIVQGEYDDYGIVETDSTGRFWASGLQFEDSAQVAFGVIDAKGRPFGSVTIDEKVPLKAPDSLPVLHLNIKETAIPQRIFVLPDEDEYTLLQEIVVEDTPIEPLSESQYGYGAGDKTFTEKDFEKNPQLTVFEFLGRNGTGRTSFQRHNWGIKAAPPLIIIDGSRYGGIYGETPWQYLESLTVDMIKSINVYTYGATIFGMTGSGGVIMIETKRTEKQADERPTIFNKDGFSLYTIKGYTPAQEFRPPNYSQRKESHSEPDTRTTIYWNPALTTDSETGKAGFSFYAADSPTVYRIVVEGMTEDNTPVREVRYIEVRK; encoded by the coding sequence TTGAAGACCCTATCAAAATTACCTCCGCTTCTGCTTTTCGGGCTTGCTCTGTCATTAAATTCTGTAGCCCAGAGCTTCGTCATATACGGAACAGTCTATGACAAATCCACCAATAAACCCCTTCCTTTTGCCAATGTGTTTATCAACAACACCACAAGCGGTGCCGTCAGTAATGGCGAGGGAGAGTTTAGCATCCCCATTCCTGGCCCGGGATACATTGAAGTAGTTGCTTCCTTTGTCGGCTATGTCACCAGTTACGAGAAGGTAATGGTTAGCGGTAATCAACATGTAAAAATATCCTTTGCGCTCGAACCACTTGAAAAACAACTCAATGAAGTAGAACTCAAGTCAAAAAGAGACAAGAAGTGGGAAAGGCAGTTAAAAAGGTTCGAAGAGGTCTTTATTGGCTCCTACAATGACCCTTTGTCTTCGCAAACAAAAATACTAAATCCATGGGTGCTGGATTTTGATGAGGGTAAACTGAAAGGAGGCCAGAGATACCTCGCCGCCACCTGCTATCTACCACTCGAAATAGAAAACACAGGCCTGGGCTACAAAATCATCTATCACCTGGAAGGTTTTCAGCAAACAAGAAGTGGTTTTAACTATGAGGGTCCCATACAATTTATAGAAATGGATTCCACCGAAGCTATGTCAAAGACCTGGGATACCAACAGGCAAGAGGTATACCTCGGCTCGGTGAGGCATATGTTCAAAGCACTCATAAACGACCGGTTAAAGCATGAAGGATTCGAGGTTTACACTGTGAAACCAGAGGGCAAGCATCATGTAAGAACAAAGCGGCTGGAAGTTGACAAGGAGTTTATGCTCGACACCATTTCGAGGTCCAAAATGCTAAAGCCCGGAGACCGAATAGGAGACTATAAAGTTCGGTCGCAAGCCCCTCTGGAAGTTCATTATTTCAAAAAAATATGGCCCAACCTTGTCTATGACGATGCCTACTATCCGGTAAGCTGGCTCACTTTCAAAGACTCGACGGTTGCAGTAAGCATCAAAGGTGTGCCGTATGACCCGAGCGAGTTGATAATTGCGGGTTATATGGCCAGAGACCGGGTAGCCCGAATGTTACCTTACAATTTCACCCCCGACAAAAGTTATACTTCATTCGACCCCGAGCCTTCTGAGATTGCCGTCAGGGGGATTAAATACAATGCGCTAAGGGAACGCCCATATGTTCAAACCGATAAACCTTACTACTATCCGGGGGAAACCATCTGGTTCAAAACCCAGATGCTTTTTCAAAACCCTCTTATGACCGACACTTTGAGCAGAGTCGTTTACGTCGACCTGTTGAACTCAGACAAAGCCATCATTCAAAGCAGTGCCTTGCCGATCAAGGATGGGGTTAGTCATGGACAACTACAACTCCCCGGTAATCTGACTCCCAGCCAGTACACCCTTCGATCCTACACGAACTGGATGCGGAATTTTGATGATAAGGACATTTTTTATCGATCAATCCCTGTGCTCAACCTTTATGAACAGGTGCAAAACACTGAAGCAAGGCCTTCAAGAATAAAGAACCCTGATCTAATGGTCTCTTTAAGCACAGAGAAGGAGGTTTACAAACCGAGAGAAAAAATTGCTGTGCAAGTTGTTGTCGCCGATTCTGATGGAGTCCCAGTGATGGCGAATTTGTCGGTTGCCGTAACTGACACCTTGCACGTGGCTTCAGTGCCGTCCTCCACTACCCTGGAAGACGCATATGAATGGACCTATCAGGCCTCCAGCGCTCAGCCCAAAGGCCCACCCGGCCATCAAATAGAATATGGCATTAGTGTGAGTGGAGAATTCAGAAACAAAAAGAAACTACCAGAGCAGGCATCGGTTACCATTGTGCAGGGAGAGTACGACGACTATGGCATTGTAGAAACAGACAGCACCGGAAGGTTTTGGGCCAGCGGGCTGCAGTTTGAAGATAGCGCTCAGGTGGCCTTCGGGGTAATAGATGCCAAGGGACGTCCTTTCGGCTCGGTAACAATCGATGAAAAAGTCCCGCTTAAGGCACCAGACTCTCTGCCTGTGCTACACCTGAACATAAAAGAAACTGCGATACCTCAACGCATTTTCGTTTTGCCAGATGAAGATGAGTACACGCTGTTGCAGGAGATAGTGGTAGAGGACACACCTATTGAACCGCTGTCGGAAAGTCAATACGGCTACGGCGCTGGCGACAAAACTTTTACGGAAAAAGATTTTGAAAAAAATCCCCAACTCACCGTATTTGAATTCCTTGGAAGAAACGGCACTGGACGAACTAGCTTCCAACGGCACAATTGGGGCATCAAGGCAGCACCGCCTCTTATTATCATTGACGGATCGAGATATGGTGGAATCTACGGGGAAACCCCATGGCAATACCTTGAATCGCTGACAGTTGACATGATCAAAAGCATCAATGTGTACACTTACGGCGCAACCATTTTTGGCATGACAGGATCCGGCGGCGTGATCATGATTGAAACAAAACGAACAGAAAAACAGGCAGACGAAAGACCCACCATCTTCAACAAAGACGGCTTCAGCCTTTACACGATAAAAGGTTACACCCCGGCACAGGAATTCAGACCACCCAATTATTCTCAGCGAAAGGAAAGCCATAGCGAGCCCGACACCCGCACGACCATTTACTGGAACCCTGCACTCACCACCGATAGCGAAACAGGTAAAGCCGGGTTTTCCTTTTATGCCGCCGACTCACCTACAGTTTACCGGATTGTAGTGGAAGGCATGACAGAGGACAACACGCCGGTGAGGGAAGTGAGGTATATTGAAGTGAGGAAATAG
- a CDS encoding RCC1 domain-containing protein — MALSTNVYPQKIAAGDFHNLLIKEDGSLWAWGENSYGELGIGVTGDQSSPVRVGVESDWTKASAGWSYSVGIKTDGTLWAWGRNQFGRLGDGTSEDRPTPTQIGTSTDWLDISAGREHVLAIRSDGTLWAWGRNNQGQLGDGSQVDKAEPVQIGEDDDWKEARGGFDHSIAQKNDGTLWVWGNNKSGSLGYQTATDCIVTQVSNPSRTYSIAFSDSGGDGWNGALIRVIIDGVGNDYTLEEGFGATKVVYIPLGTANVSFEFVSGTADSEVAYVINSASGGAIMAEDGPSPTPGLIEVDVCIGQNTFVPSPVRFNTNTDWSSFSAGYNFNVAVKDNGTLWSWGENSYGQLGSGSFESRYEPRIVGSDTDWIDAVAGYYNAFAIKSDGSLWSWGLNGVGHLGIGSQEDRLLPVEIPFASGWAEISVGNDHSIAISDDGMLWSWGYNGSGQLGIGNEVRPLSPIKIGNDYDWVNVIGNVSYTLAQKSNGTLYGWGSNLRGRLGNGTEISENAPIQINAVTNQKKISSYRHVLVLKNDGTIWSWGENFYGQVGDGTIIHRLTAVQVGEDTDWTDVFVGYNSSYALKSDGKLWVWGNNSDGQLGMGTTESSSVPVKLNDDTDWLTLSAGFRHTLAVKADGTLWAWGYNYYGQLGDGSNNSSLIPIQIGTDTDWSFVEAGDHFSLAQKTDGSLWSWGQNDEGQLGDGTTDNRLAPVRIGGQSDWAVIDAERVSMAIKTDGSLWGWGGNEYGQVGDGTTTDKLLPTRIGNDTDWTNVDGGGVHTVATKSDGSLWAWGVSAGGRLGDGNGWRVSPVRVTTMEIDLSTRVISSGQVGSDVCDILTVSSDSDATPSFSLVAGQGSIDNALFTVSGSSLMVAATLNRQTQATYSVRIQAIDEFGNTFRKTFILSWDNSAPTTIELDVDEIAENLPENTKVGLLSSVDGDEGDTFTYSLVAGEGSMDNGSFFIVGDELRTAAQFDFETKSSFSVRIETRDALGAVFSAPFAVTVTDANDPPTSVSVSNAEFTENLLIGSELATLSTSDQDETDSHTYTLVTGEDDTDNASFTISGDKLLSDAVFDFETKMSYTVRIQTKDLAGAVFSESFSITITDANDAPTALSLSASEFSENLPVGRELATLSTSDQDETDSQTYTLVTGEGDADNVSFTIGGDKLLSDAVFDFETKTSYTVRIQTKDLAGAVFSESFSITITDVNDAPTALSLSASEFSENLPVGRELATLSTSDQDETDSQIYTLVTGEGDTDNASFTISGDKLLSDAVFDFETKTSYTVRIQTKDLAGAVFSESFSITITDANDAPTALSLSASEFSENLPVGSELATLSTSDQDETDSHTYTLVTSEGDTDNASFTISGNKLLANAVFDFENKAAYTIRIQTEDSGGEVFSRAFALTIINANDFPSDILLSSSVITQQIVAGIEVGVLSTTDQDASNTHTYELVVGDGSTDNTLFTITDNKLLTNEAIVNNKKEAYSVRIQSKDVSEGVFSKAFSISTANLKAEQVITFELPANLYPDESPVALSASSTSELPVSFVLVSGLATLDGNQLTLTGSGEVVVMATQAGNDDFLPAGSVSRTLIVKSFLSLAVTVNKSEDVVLDTGTATLLSSEGSIIKEATVGEGSLQMDGLKAGNYILQITPGEEESELVNTTYYPFAVSFEEAEPISIVENTALSMTMVAKEEVVQGLETPLGSLQLYPNPASDQLVVSLSLDELKALESIRLYSMDGQFLRNLSVEKGQASLYLDVKTLEPGVYFLRLTFQDGISTGKFLKE; from the coding sequence ATGGCTCTAAGTACTAATGTGTATCCTCAAAAAATTGCAGCAGGAGACTTCCACAATTTATTGATCAAAGAAGACGGCTCCCTGTGGGCCTGGGGCGAGAACTCTTATGGGGAGTTGGGTATCGGGGTTACTGGTGATCAGTCTTCACCCGTGAGGGTTGGTGTGGAAAGCGATTGGACAAAAGCTAGTGCAGGGTGGTCGTATTCTGTGGGAATCAAGACAGATGGTACGCTATGGGCCTGGGGGAGAAATCAATTTGGCCGTCTGGGTGATGGAACTTCTGAGGATCGACCTACTCCAACGCAAATCGGTACGTCGACAGATTGGCTTGATATCAGCGCCGGACGTGAACACGTGCTCGCAATCAGATCGGATGGCACTCTTTGGGCGTGGGGCAGGAATAATCAAGGCCAATTGGGAGATGGCAGCCAAGTTGATAAGGCTGAACCTGTGCAGATAGGAGAAGACGATGATTGGAAGGAAGCAAGAGGCGGTTTTGATCACTCGATAGCTCAAAAGAATGATGGCACTCTTTGGGTATGGGGAAATAACAAAAGTGGAAGTCTGGGTTATCAGACCGCCACTGATTGTATTGTAACACAGGTGTCGAACCCTTCAAGAACCTACTCAATTGCATTTAGTGATTCAGGAGGTGACGGTTGGAATGGAGCCTTGATTAGAGTAATTATTGATGGAGTTGGAAACGACTACACCTTAGAGGAGGGATTTGGTGCTACTAAAGTTGTTTATATTCCTCTTGGAACAGCAAACGTTTCATTTGAGTTTGTTTCGGGCACGGCAGATTCTGAAGTTGCCTATGTAATAAATTCAGCAAGCGGTGGGGCGATAATGGCCGAGGACGGGCCAAGCCCCACTCCAGGCCTAATAGAGGTCGATGTTTGCATAGGTCAGAATACCTTCGTGCCCAGCCCAGTTCGTTTTAATACCAATACCGATTGGAGTAGTTTTAGTGCAGGATATAACTTCAACGTGGCGGTAAAAGATAATGGAACGCTCTGGAGCTGGGGAGAAAATTCTTATGGGCAACTTGGCAGCGGTTCCTTTGAAAGCAGGTACGAGCCCAGGATAGTTGGAAGTGATACAGACTGGATTGATGCAGTTGCAGGGTATTATAACGCTTTTGCGATAAAGAGTGACGGAAGTTTGTGGTCTTGGGGACTCAATGGCGTGGGTCACTTAGGTATAGGTTCTCAGGAAGACCGTCTACTGCCTGTTGAGATTCCCTTTGCGTCTGGTTGGGCAGAGATTTCTGTTGGCAATGATCATTCCATAGCTATTTCTGATGACGGAATGTTATGGTCTTGGGGGTACAATGGAAGTGGCCAATTGGGTATTGGCAATGAGGTAAGGCCTTTGTCACCTATCAAGATTGGAAATGATTACGACTGGGTAAACGTAATTGGTAATGTATCCTATACTTTGGCCCAAAAAAGCAATGGGACTTTGTATGGGTGGGGGAGTAATTTACGTGGAAGATTAGGTAATGGAACAGAGATATCTGAAAATGCTCCGATACAAATTAATGCTGTTACCAACCAAAAGAAGATAAGTTCGTATCGCCATGTTTTGGTTTTAAAGAATGATGGAACGATTTGGAGCTGGGGTGAGAACTTTTACGGGCAAGTTGGGGATGGAACAATCATACATAGGTTGACGGCGGTGCAAGTTGGCGAGGATACAGACTGGACGGACGTCTTTGTCGGATATAATAGTTCATATGCCTTAAAATCAGATGGCAAATTATGGGTATGGGGCAATAATTCGGATGGCCAATTGGGCATGGGAACAACAGAAAGTTCGTCTGTTCCGGTAAAGTTGAATGACGATACAGATTGGCTTACGCTTTCGGCTGGCTTTCGTCACACACTTGCTGTTAAAGCAGATGGTACTCTGTGGGCCTGGGGTTATAACTACTATGGGCAGCTTGGAGATGGCTCTAATAATAGTTCACTCATACCGATTCAAATCGGAACAGATACAGACTGGTCTTTTGTGGAAGCGGGAGATCATTTCAGCTTGGCACAAAAAACTGATGGTTCGCTTTGGTCATGGGGACAAAACGACGAAGGCCAGCTAGGTGACGGGACAACCGATAACAGATTAGCCCCGGTTCGGATTGGAGGCCAAAGTGACTGGGCTGTGATAGATGCTGAAAGGGTTTCTATGGCTATTAAGACTGATGGTAGCCTTTGGGGTTGGGGTGGAAATGAATATGGTCAGGTTGGTGATGGGACTACTACTGACAAGCTTTTGCCCACTAGGATTGGAAATGACACGGACTGGACTAATGTTGACGGTGGCGGAGTTCATACTGTAGCGACTAAGTCTGATGGTTCGCTTTGGGCATGGGGAGTTAGTGCCGGAGGGAGATTGGGTGATGGTAATGGCTGGAGAGTTTCTCCGGTTAGGGTAACCACAATGGAAATAGATTTATCTACACGTGTTATATCATCAGGCCAGGTTGGTTCGGACGTTTGTGACATTTTAACTGTTAGTAGCGATTCTGATGCTACTCCAAGCTTTTCTCTGGTAGCTGGACAGGGCTCAATCGACAATGCTCTTTTCACCGTTTCCGGCAGCAGTTTAATGGTTGCGGCAACTCTGAATCGGCAAACTCAGGCCACTTATTCCGTCAGGATTCAGGCTATTGACGAGTTTGGTAATACTTTTCGGAAGACCTTTATACTTTCCTGGGACAACAGTGCTCCGACAACCATAGAGCTCGATGTCGACGAAATAGCAGAAAATCTTCCTGAAAACACTAAAGTAGGCCTGCTGTCGTCGGTAGATGGAGACGAAGGAGATACTTTTACTTACTCACTGGTGGCAGGTGAAGGGAGCATGGATAATGGCAGCTTTTTTATTGTAGGGGACGAGTTACGAACTGCGGCACAGTTTGATTTTGAAACGAAATCGAGCTTCAGTGTGAGAATTGAAACCAGGGATGCACTGGGTGCTGTGTTTAGTGCTCCATTTGCAGTCACAGTTACGGATGCTAACGACCCACCAACATCTGTGTCTGTAAGCAATGCAGAATTTACTGAGAACCTCCTTATTGGCAGTGAATTGGCTACATTGAGCACCAGCGATCAGGATGAAACCGACAGCCATACCTACACGCTGGTGACTGGTGAGGACGACACCGACAACGCAAGCTTTACCATCAGTGGCGACAAATTATTATCCGATGCAGTATTCGACTTTGAGACCAAAATGTCTTATACCGTCAGAATCCAAACGAAGGATTTGGCTGGTGCTGTGTTCAGTGAATCTTTTTCGATTACCATTACCGACGCTAATGACGCACCGACCGCCCTATCACTTAGCGCCAGCGAATTTTCAGAGAACCTCCCTGTTGGCAGGGAACTGGCTACATTGAGCACCAGCGATCAGGATGAAACCGACAGCCAAACCTACACGCTGGTTACAGGTGAAGGTGACGCCGACAACGTAAGCTTTACCATCGGTGGCGACAAATTATTATCCGATGCAGTATTCGACTTTGAGACCAAAACGTCTTATACCGTCAGAATCCAAACGAAGGATTTGGCTGGTGCTGTGTTCAGTGAATCTTTTTCGATTACCATTACCGACGTTAATGACGCACCGACCGCCCTATCACTTAGCGCCAGCGAATTTTCAGAGAACCTCCCTGTTGGCAGGGAACTGGCTACATTGAGCACCAGCGATCAGGATGAAACCGACAGCCAAATCTACACGCTGGTTACAGGTGAAGGTGACACCGACAACGCAAGCTTTACCATCAGTGGCGACAAATTATTATCCGATGCAGTATTCGACTTTGAGACCAAAACGTCTTATACCGTCAGAATCCAAACGAAGGATTTGGCTGGTGCTGTGTTCAGTGAATCTTTTTCGATTACCATTACCGACGCTAATGACGCACCGACCGCCCTATCACTTAGCGCCAGCGAATTTTCAGAGAACCTCCCTGTTGGCAGCGAACTGGCTACATTGAGCACCAGCGATCAGGATGAAACCGATAGCCATACCTACACCCTGGTTACAAGTGAAGGTGACACCGACAACGCAAGCTTTACCATCAGTGGCAACAAACTACTGGCCAATGCAGTATTTGATTTTGAAAATAAGGCAGCCTACACCATTCGAATCCAAACAGAGGATAGTGGCGGAGAGGTGTTCAGCCGGGCCTTTGCACTGACTATTATCAATGCCAATGACTTCCCATCAGACATCCTTCTTTCATCCAGTGTAATTACCCAACAGATAGTTGCGGGTATTGAGGTTGGGGTGCTCAGCACTACAGATCAGGATGCCAGTAACACACACACGTATGAATTGGTCGTTGGCGACGGTAGTACCGACAATACCCTATTTACTATTACTGATAACAAACTTCTAACGAATGAAGCAATAGTCAACAACAAAAAGGAAGCCTATTCGGTCAGAATTCAATCAAAGGATGTCTCAGAAGGGGTATTTAGTAAAGCGTTTTCTATTTCCACGGCCAATCTAAAGGCCGAGCAGGTGATTACCTTTGAGCTTCCAGCAAATCTATATCCTGATGAATCACCAGTTGCGCTTTCTGCGAGTTCAACCTCAGAGTTGCCGGTCAGCTTTGTGCTTGTCAGTGGCCTGGCAACGCTGGATGGGAATCAATTGACACTGACAGGCTCCGGAGAGGTAGTTGTAATGGCTACTCAGGCCGGAAATGACGACTTTCTTCCCGCCGGAAGCGTTAGCCGGACATTGATAGTAAAATCCTTTCTTAGCCTGGCTGTGACGGTCAATAAATCTGAAGATGTGGTTCTTGACACTGGAACGGCCACCCTATTGAGCAGTGAGGGCAGCATAATTAAAGAAGCTACAGTAGGTGAAGGCAGTTTGCAAATGGATGGATTGAAAGCAGGAAACTACATCTTACAAATTACACCGGGAGAAGAGGAATCTGAATTGGTCAATACAACCTATTACCCGTTTGCGGTCAGTTTTGAAGAAGCCGAACCCATTTCCATTGTTGAGAATACAGCCCTGAGTATGACGATGGTGGCAAAGGAAGAAGTAGTGCAAGGACTGGAAACACCGTTAGGCTCATTGCAACTTTATCCTAATCCGGCGAGTGACCAATTGGTAGTTTCGCTGAGCCTCGACGAGCTAAAAGCACTTGAGAGCATACGACTGTATTCGATGGATGGCCAATTTTTGAGGAACCTGTCAGTCGAGAAAGGGCAAGCCAGCCTTTACTTAGATGTTAAAACATTGGAACCCGGCGTTTATTTCTTACGACTCACGTTTCAGGATGGAATTAGTACCGGGAAGTTTCTGAAGGAATAA
- a CDS encoding M14 family metallopeptidase: MKRIIYTFIILLAGLSVSAQTPDQIFKAAGSPPNPKVQVSWNRYYTSEGLWAIAKKLSEAHPNLVKVETIGKTYEGRDMIALTITDFSKGNVDRKPGMYVDGNIHSNEIQGGEFAMYTAWYLAESWYYNDFIKDLLADKVFYIVPTINPDARNDYMKGVNTANTPRSGMMPIDDDRDGLVDEDGYDDLNGDGEVTMMRRKNPNGRYIVDPTDPRQMIEVEAGEPGEYEMLGYEGKDNDGDGEVNEDRVGGYYDPNRDWGWNWQPEYIQRGAHKYPFSVPENRNVMEFVMKHPNIGGAQSFHNSGGMILRGPGAEEDRGTYNATDDKVYDAIGELGESIMPGYTYMVVWKDLYTAFGGELDWFHGCRGIFTFTNELYHPYFMFGKDYKGGRRGDEVQKDMYKFEKNLLMTDAFLDWKEFDHPELGKIEIGGFRKNFGRDNPGFLLENDAHRNMAFLIFHAYHTPKLVIEKVEEKDLGGGLKQVTATIANKRLIPTHSSHDTKNKIIRPDYISLEGANVVAGMIVTDVDMNKTSEQKVAPAKIAVENIPGMEAVTVRWIVSGSGKYTVKVDSEKGGVVTK; the protein is encoded by the coding sequence ATGAAGAGAATTATATATACTTTCATCATTCTTTTGGCGGGGTTGAGTGTTTCGGCCCAAACGCCAGATCAGATATTTAAAGCAGCGGGTAGCCCGCCCAACCCTAAGGTGCAGGTAAGCTGGAACAGGTACTACACCTCAGAAGGGCTGTGGGCTATCGCCAAAAAGTTGTCGGAGGCACATCCTAACCTTGTGAAGGTGGAAACCATCGGCAAAACCTATGAGGGGCGTGACATGATTGCCCTGACCATCACAGATTTTTCCAAAGGCAATGTGGATCGCAAGCCAGGGATGTATGTAGATGGAAACATCCATTCCAACGAAATTCAAGGCGGCGAATTTGCCATGTATACAGCCTGGTACCTGGCTGAAAGTTGGTATTACAACGATTTCATCAAAGACCTGCTGGCTGACAAGGTTTTCTATATAGTGCCCACTATCAACCCCGATGCCAGGAACGACTATATGAAGGGCGTGAACACTGCTAATACTCCCCGCTCAGGCATGATGCCTATCGACGACGACAGGGACGGGCTGGTTGACGAAGACGGCTACGACGACCTGAATGGTGATGGCGAAGTGACCATGATGCGCCGCAAAAACCCTAATGGACGCTATATTGTCGACCCCACTGATCCACGGCAAATGATTGAGGTTGAAGCAGGAGAGCCCGGTGAATACGAAATGCTGGGCTACGAAGGCAAAGACAACGATGGCGACGGTGAAGTGAATGAAGACAGGGTAGGCGGCTACTATGACCCCAACCGTGACTGGGGCTGGAACTGGCAGCCGGAGTACATCCAGAGAGGGGCGCACAAGTATCCGTTTTCTGTGCCCGAAAACAGGAACGTGATGGAGTTTGTGATGAAGCACCCCAATATTGGAGGCGCCCAAAGTTTCCACAACTCTGGAGGCATGATCCTGAGAGGGCCCGGTGCTGAGGAGGACAGAGGCACTTACAATGCTACCGACGACAAAGTGTACGACGCCATTGGTGAGCTGGGAGAAAGCATTATGCCTGGCTATACTTACATGGTAGTTTGGAAGGACTTATACACGGCGTTCGGCGGCGAGCTCGACTGGTTCCATGGGTGCCGTGGTATTTTCACTTTCACCAATGAGCTGTACCATCCTTACTTTATGTTTGGCAAAGACTACAAAGGGGGGAGAAGAGGAGACGAAGTGCAGAAGGACATGTATAAGTTTGAGAAGAACTTGCTGATGACTGATGCCTTTTTGGATTGGAAGGAATTTGACCATCCCGAGCTTGGCAAGATCGAGATAGGGGGCTTTAGAAAGAATTTTGGTAGAGACAACCCGGGCTTCCTGCTGGAAAACGACGCCCACCGGAACATGGCGTTCCTGATCTTCCATGCTTACCACACGCCCAAGTTGGTGATAGAAAAAGTAGAAGAAAAAGACCTTGGCGGCGGATTGAAGCAGGTGACAGCTACTATCGCTAACAAAAGACTGATCCCTACGCACTCCAGTCACGATACCAAGAACAAAATCATTCGCCCAGACTACATTTCCCTTGAAGGGGCTAATGTGGTGGCTGGCATGATCGTGACCGACGTGGATATGAATAAGACCTCCGAGCAGAAGGTAGCTCCTGCCAAAATTGCTGTGGAGAACATACCAGGCATGGAAGCGGTAACCGTTCGCTGGATAGTGAGCGGCTCTGGCAAGTACACGGTGAAAGTGGACAGCGAAAAGGGCGGGGTGGTGACTAAATAA